In the Archangium lipolyticum genome, GTGACACACCGCTATCGCCGCCAGCAGCGCGCTCTCCCGGGACACGTAGCCCACGTCATGGGCGCTGGCTCGCAGGGTCTCCAGCATCGCGTGCGCCTTGCCGTACCGCCCTCGCGCCATCAGCACCCACGCCTGCGCCAGCCCGAGCCGCTCCCAGGTCTCGTCGTAGAAGCGCCGCTCGCTCCACTCTCCGCGCCGCATGCGCTCGCCCAGGCCGAACTCCCGCGCCACCTCCCTCACGCGCTCCGGCGCCTGCTCCACCAGACCGAGCCGGATCTTCTCGCCGCACACATGGGCCAGGAAGCGCGTCTGGTGACCGCACTCGAGGACGCTGTGGAGATAGTCCACGAGCTGCCAGGCCTCCGTGTACTTCCCGCGGATGGACTTGATTCGGGCCAGCACGAGGTAGGCCATCGCGAAGGTCTCGAACGCGGGCGCCTGCGGCAGCAGCGGCAGCACCTCGATGCAGAGCGCCTCGGCCTCGTCGAGCCGGTTCTGCTCGTAGCGGGCGTTGGCCAGTGCCGTCGCCGCGTTCACCCACACCGGGTTGCGCCGGCCGCGGTTCGCCTGCGCGAACGCCGCGTCGCACCGCTCCGCCGCGTCCTTCATGTTCCCCTGCGCCCGGTCCGCCAGCGCGATGAGGACGTCCGTGTAGCCGTTGATGAAGGGGCTGTTGAGTCCCTGCAGGGTCTCTCGCGCGCTCAGCGCGAGCCGGCGCATCGCATCGAACCTGTTCATCCGGAGCGCCTGGTAGGCCTTCGCCGCCAGCAGCGCGCCCGCCATGAAGACGTCCAGGTCCTCATCGCCCGACCACGCGTCCAGCTCGAGGCCAGCGCCCGGGGCCGAGCCGGACAGGATGGCGTGGAGCAGCGTGAGGCGCTCGAGCTGCTTCGACAGCCGCTCGCGCACCGGGCCGGACGTGGCGTGCGCGGTGGCGAGGCGGTGCTGGGCGTCCCGCAGCGCCGATGAGGCTTGCGCGTAGCGCCGGGACAGGATGAGGCACGCGATGTGCGCCACGCAGATCGCCGGCGAACGGATGATCTCCTCCGCCGTCAGCTTCTCCGTCCAGTGGAGCACGGAGGCGATCTCCCCCTCGCGCATCCACGCCTCCGCGCAGCGCGCCGTGAGCTCGAGGCACCAGCTCCGGTCGCCGGAGGCGAACGCGTGCTTCAACGCCTCGTCCGGCCGCTGGTGCTCGGCGAACCACGCGCTCGCCGCCCGATGCAGCCAGGGGATGCGGTCGCCGAAGTCGCACGCGAGCTGGGTCCTCAGGAAGTCGAGGAACAGAGCGTGGTACCGGTACCACTGACGCTGGGAGTCGAGCGGCTGGATGAAGAGCTGCGCCCGCTCGAGGTCCGCCAGCAACGCCGGGCCATGGGTGATGCCCAGGAGCGCGTTGCAGAGCTCCCCGTTGAGCTGGTCCACCACCGAGCTCAGCACCAGGAACTCCTGCACCTCCCGGGTCTGCTCGCGCAGCACCGCGTCCGCCAGGTACCGCGCCACGTCCCGGTTGGAGCCGCTGGCCTTGCGCAGCGCGTCACCCACGTTCGCGTGCTCGCCCACCGACAGCAGCGCCAGCTTCACACCGGCGACCCATCCCTCGGTGCGCGAGAGCAGGTACTCGACATCATCGGGCGAGAGCTCGGCGTCACACAGGCGCTGTCCCAGCTCGCGGATGGCCTCGCCATCCAGGCTCAGGTCTCGGCTGTCGAGCGTCACCAGTTGCTCGGTGAGCTTCAGCTTCGCCAGGTCCAGCTCGGGCAGGTTGCGCGACGAGACGACCCAGTGGACGTGCGGCGGCGAGTGCTCGAGCAGGTACGAGAAGGCCCGCACCAGCGCGCGCTCGCGCAGCACGTGGAAGTCGTCGAGCACCACCACCAGCTCGCGTCCCAGGTTCCACAGGCTCCGCAGCACGACGGACATGGCGTGGTCGAGCGGAAGCTCCACCTGCGCGTCGAGCTGGCTCGCGATGTACGCGTCGAAGTCCGGAGCGGCCCGGCGAATCGCCCCCACCAGATAGGAGAAGAACCGCTCGGGTGCGTTGTCCAGCTCGTCGAGCGACAGCCACGCGAACAGCCGCTGCGCGCGCGCTTCCTGGTACCACTGCGTCAGCAGCGTCGTCTTGCCCCAGCCGAGTGGCGCGGTGACCAGCACCAGCTTGCCGCCAGCGCCGCGGTCCATCTTCCGGAGCGGCGCGCCACGCGCCACCAGCACGGAGGTCGTCTGCGGCGGAGAGAGCTTCGTCGGCAGCAGGTGCGAGAGATGTTCGCCGAACGGTGCCGCATGCTCCGCGACGTCCGTCAGGAAAGGCGATGACGCACGACTCCTCGTTGCGGTTCGAAGGCTCGGCATGGGTACGTCCCCCTACGACCGATTACAGAATCAATTAGACCACGGACTGCTGGCCTTTTGCTCCTATTTCGTGGAAATAGAGTTTTACAGCCCTTGTGGTGCGATGCGTCGTGAGAAGGGTCGTCCTGCTCAGGACGCGATGCGTCAATGGGGTGTTTCCCCTCCCTTCGGTGGGGGCGATGTCGTGGCGTCGCTTGGTACTCCCCGTCCGTTGCGGTCTGGACTGCAACGCTTACCCCCCCCGTCGAGGAGGTCCAACCATGGGAACCCAGCAAGTGGGCGCGAGCCCGAGCCGATGGCGCGCTCGAGCCGCTTCGTTGTGCGCCGCCGTATCGATGTTGGTTTCGGTCAATGCCGCCGCCCAGACGCCATCGTTCATCGAGTTCGATAGCGCGCACGTACGTCCGATGGCCCTCTCGCCAGACGGGACGCGGCTCTTCGCCGTCAACACGCCGGACAATCGCCTGGAGGTCTTCTCGGTCTCCGCCTCCGGCCTCTCGCTCATCGCCGAGGTGCCGGTCGGCCTCGAGCCCGTCTCCGTCGCCGCGCGCAGCAACACCGAGGTGTGGGTGGTCAACCACCTCTCGGACAGCATCAGCGTGGTGAGCCTGGAAGGGACTCCGCGCGTGGTGCGCACCCTGCTCGTCGGCGATGAGCCGCGCGACGTCGTGTTCGCTGGAACCAAGGGCTATGCGTTCATCACCACCGCGCACCGCGGCCAGCACCGCACCGACCCGTCCATCGCCTCCGTCCCCGGCGCGGGCGACCCGCAGCTCACCACGCCGAGCGTGGGCCGCGCGGACGTCTGGGTCTTCAACCCGGCCTCCCTGGGAACGACGCTGGGCGGCACGCCCGTGCGCATCGTGACGCTCTTCGGCGACACGCCGCGTGGGCTCGCCGTCAGCCCGGACAAGAAGACGGTCTATGCGGCCATTGCCCAATCCGGCAACCAGACGACGACCGTCAACATGGACAGCGTGTGCGACGGGTTCAAGGAATCGGGCATCTGTTTCGTGTTCCCCGACACGTGGCCGTGGGGGAACAACCTCCTTCCGGGTGGTCTGCCCGGTCCGCGGACGAACGTCGCGGGCGCGAAGGCCCCTGAGACCGGATTGATCGTCAAGTGGAACAGCAGCACCGGCCAGTGGGAGGACGCGCTCGGCCGCAACTGGAACAACGGTGTGCGCCTGAACCTGCCCGACAAGGATGTCTTCGCCATCGACGCGGAAAGCCTGCAGGAGAAGGCCTTCTACACGGGCGTGGGCACGACCCTCTTCAACCTGGCCACCAACCCGAAGACGGGCGTGGTGTACGCGTCCAACAGCGAAGCCAACAACCTCACGCGCTTCGAGGGCCCCGGCGTCTTCGGCGGCAGCACGGTGCAGGGCAACATCGCGAAGATGCGCATCACCGTCATCTCCGGAGGAAGTGTCTACCCCCGCCACCTCAACAAGCACATCGACTACTCGAAGCTGGCCAACTCCGCCGGGTTCGACCCCACGGCCAAGAATCACAGCCTCTCCACCCCGACGGAGATGGCGATCTCGAGCGACGGCACGAAGCTGTACGTGGCCGCGTTCAGCTCGAGCAAGGTCGGTGTCTTCGACACCGCGGCGCTGGAGGCCGACACCTTCAACCCGAAGACCGCGAGCGCCAACTACATCCCGGTGAGCGGCGGCGGCCCCAGCGGTCTGGTGCTGGATGAGGCGCGCAACCGCCTCTACGTGATGACCCGCTTCGACAACGCGGTGAAGGTCATCGACCTGTCCACCAAGAAGCAGGTGGCCTCGGCCGCCCTCTACAACCCGGAGCCCACCACCGTCGTGGAGGGCCGTCCCTTCCTGTACGACGCGAACTTCTCCTCCGCCAACGGCGAGGCGTCCTGCGCCAGCTGCCACATCTTCGGCGACAAGGACGAGCTCGCCTGGGAT is a window encoding:
- a CDS encoding YncE family protein, coding for MGTQQVGASPSRWRARAASLCAAVSMLVSVNAAAQTPSFIEFDSAHVRPMALSPDGTRLFAVNTPDNRLEVFSVSASGLSLIAEVPVGLEPVSVAARSNTEVWVVNHLSDSISVVSLEGTPRVVRTLLVGDEPRDVVFAGTKGYAFITTAHRGQHRTDPSIASVPGAGDPQLTTPSVGRADVWVFNPASLGTTLGGTPVRIVTLFGDTPRGLAVSPDKKTVYAAIAQSGNQTTTVNMDSVCDGFKESGICFVFPDTWPWGNNLLPGGLPGPRTNVAGAKAPETGLIVKWNSSTGQWEDALGRNWNNGVRLNLPDKDVFAIDAESLQEKAFYTGVGTTLFNLATNPKTGVVYASNSEANNLTRFEGPGVFGGSTVQGNIAKMRITVISGGSVYPRHLNKHIDYSKLANSAGFDPTAKNHSLSTPTEMAISSDGTKLYVAAFSSSKVGVFDTAALEADTFNPKTASANYIPVSGGGPSGLVLDEARNRLYVMTRFDNAVKVIDLSTKKQVASAALYNPEPTTVVEGRPFLYDANFSSANGEASCASCHIFGDKDELAWDLGNPDDEVSTNPIDKRLASDLAIGAFQLLTGHPGSPINGTGDQHAFHPMKGPMTTQTLRGMANSGAMHWRGDRSNGFFGVNSDAEDVSFKNFIVAYEGLLGRVSMPTEEEMNKFTSFQLQVQLPPNPIRQLDNSLTPAQKAGRDFYFGSRRVDGLAIGADTGFNCNGCHTIDAAQGFYGTDGRSSFEGISQIMKIPHVRNMYTKVGMFGFPDSSFFQHPETGQLGDQIRGFGFTHDGAVDTLFRFFSAIVFSNTSVGGPLVGFPGDTDRRNVEAFMLAVDSDLAPIVGQQVTLTSANAAAVGSRIDLLIARARAPFVSKVLGGATYEADLVAKAVVGGKPKGFLYDRSAGTWKPDDGTANITTTALRALATKAGQEVTFTAVPPGSGVRIAIDRNLDGKLDGQ
- a CDS encoding LuxR C-terminal-related transcriptional regulator; protein product: MPSLRTATRSRASSPFLTDVAEHAAPFGEHLSHLLPTKLSPPQTTSVLVARGAPLRKMDRGAGGKLVLVTAPLGWGKTTLLTQWYQEARAQRLFAWLSLDELDNAPERFFSYLVGAIRRAAPDFDAYIASQLDAQVELPLDHAMSVVLRSLWNLGRELVVVLDDFHVLRERALVRAFSYLLEHSPPHVHWVVSSRNLPELDLAKLKLTEQLVTLDSRDLSLDGEAIRELGQRLCDAELSPDDVEYLLSRTEGWVAGVKLALLSVGEHANVGDALRKASGSNRDVARYLADAVLREQTREVQEFLVLSSVVDQLNGELCNALLGITHGPALLADLERAQLFIQPLDSQRQWYRYHALFLDFLRTQLACDFGDRIPWLHRAASAWFAEHQRPDEALKHAFASGDRSWCLELTARCAEAWMREGEIASVLHWTEKLTAEEIIRSPAICVAHIACLILSRRYAQASSALRDAQHRLATAHATSGPVRERLSKQLERLTLLHAILSGSAPGAGLELDAWSGDEDLDVFMAGALLAAKAYQALRMNRFDAMRRLALSARETLQGLNSPFINGYTDVLIALADRAQGNMKDAAERCDAAFAQANRGRRNPVWVNAATALANARYEQNRLDEAEALCIEVLPLLPQAPAFETFAMAYLVLARIKSIRGKYTEAWQLVDYLHSVLECGHQTRFLAHVCGEKIRLGLVEQAPERVREVAREFGLGERMRRGEWSERRFYDETWERLGLAQAWVLMARGRYGKAHAMLETLRASAHDVGYVSRESALLAAIAVCHWRGGDPAAAFAALNRGIALVQRFGFNRGVFDETPGLQEVIVAAATQRKLSHVLPSRYTERFQDVLSAGMSGPRELAEPPSVPLEPLTERELQMLKLLAQGLSNQEISERSNVALSTTKWHLRNVFAKLEVTTRTAAIVKAQERLHRNL